The genomic segment TCTGGGCCGACCTGGACCTGCTGGCGGAGGACGACCGGTCGCTGATCCGCCGGTACGTGCCGCACACCGTCGCGCTCACCGCCGACCAGCTCGACCGGGCGCTCGCCGAACAGGCCGACCTGGTCGCCAAGCCGGCCGGCGGCTCGGCCGGGCACGGGGTGCTGATCGGCCGGGAGATGACAGCTGTGGCGTGGGCGGACGGGGTACGCGCGGCCATCGCCGAGGGCGGCAACATCCTGCAGCGCTACCACGAGGCGGATCGGGTGGCGATGGACTTCGTGCAGATCGAGACCGGTGAGACGGTCACCGCCGACGTCCCGTACAGCCTCGCCCCGTACCTGTTCGACCGCACCGAATCGGGCGCGCTGGCGCGAGTCGGCTACCCGGGTTGCGACGAGGTCCTCAACCTGGCGAGAGGCGTCCTCCTGACCGGCATCCTCCTGACCGACTGACCCCGGTCCCTCCCCGTCCCCCCGTCTCCCCGTTCCCGTTCCCCCCTCCTCCCTCCCAGCGTTGATCAAGGAGTTTGTGTCCTCGCGGGGGCGTGTGACCGACCCAAACTCCTTGGTCAACAACGTGGATCCGGCCCGGCGATTGGCCTCGGCCCCTGACTCCGTTGATCATGAAGTTGGCGGGGACAAAATGGACGCAGAGCGCCGTCAACTTCATGATCAACGGGGGCGGAGGCGGAGGCGGGGGCGGGGCGGAGGCGCCGGGCGCGGTCAGGGGTGGGGGAGGTGGGTGGAGAGGACCTTCAGGGTTTCGGCGGTGGCTATCGCGTCGCTGCGGGCGCTGCCGTGCCGGCCGTCGCTGCTGTACAGCGACGGGTCGGCCACCAGCGGATGGTCGGTCAGGTGGACGTGCAGCGTGCCCAGCCGTTCGGCCACGCCCCGGGTGTGCCGGGACAGCAGGCGCATCCGCTCGCCGAGCGCCGCGCGCAACGTCTCCGGCACCGCCGGGCTGTGCGACACGTCGAACATGCCCACGGTGATCACGTCCGCCCCGGCCTCCCGCAGCGCGGTGATCATGGCGGTCAGCTCGGCGTCGACCGCTTCGGCGTCGTAGGCGGACCGGAACGCGTCGTTGCCGCCGCACACCACGAGGGCCAGGTCCGGTTCGAAGGCCAGCGCGTCGGCGAGCTGGGTGGCCCGGACCTCGTGCGCGCGCAGTCCGCGCCGGCCCAGGTTCCGGTAGGCCAGTTCCGGGCGTATCGCGCGCAGCTCGGCGGCGATCCGGTCGGCCCACTGGAGGTCGGGGTAGCCGTCGGCCGGCTCGCACAGCCCTTCCGCGACGCTGTCACCCAGCACCACGAACCGGCGCCACGGGTGCCCGCGCAGCAGGTCGGCGGCCTCTCCCGGCCGCAGGCACCACGGGTCGGTTGCCTCGGTCAACGTCGATGGCATGACCGGCAGGCTAGCCGAGCGCCCGGCGCGGCAAAAGAGGGCTCAGGGCAGCAGGGCCAGCAGTTCCGCGGGCCGGGTCAGGCTGAGGTCGGCCGGCTCGTCGGGGTCGTACTGGTGACCCCACGCGGCTGCCACCGCGACCGCGCCGCTGCGCCGCGCGGCGCGTACGTCCAGTGGCGAGTCACCCACGTACGCGGCACGGCCGGGCGGCACGCCGAGCCGCCGGCAGGCCCCGTCCACACCGTCGGGCGCCGGTTTGGGGCGCTCGACCTGGTCTCCACCGAGGACGACCTCGAAGTGACCGAGCAGTCCCGCCCGGTTGAGCAGGATCTCGGCGGCCCGGTGGCTCGCGCCGGTGAACACGCCCACCGGCACCCGGGCAGCGATCCGGGCGAGCGCGTCCGCGACGCCGGGGTAGACGCGTACCCGCCCGGCGAGCGCATGCAGCTCGGTGTGGTAGCGGTCCAGGTCAGCGCCGGAGGCGGGCCGGCGCAGCAGGTGGGTCAGCAGGTCGATCGGGGAGCCGATCGAGTAGCCGGCGATCACCTCGGCGTCGGTGTACGACGGCCCGCCGCCGGCGCGAACCGCCGCCCGGTACGCCGCCGGCACCACCGCGTGCGACTCGACGAGCGTGCCGTCCATGTCGAACACGATCGCGTCCACCGGGCCGGTCACGCGCCCTCAGCCCGGTGTGCGGCGGCGAGCCGCTTCGGGGCGCGGGCGTGCCACGCCTCGGTGACCAGCTCGGTCAGCTCGTCCACGTCGATCCGGTCGAGCCGGACCAGCACGGCCGGGTATCCGTCGAGGTGCGGCGTGGTGAAGTAGACCGCCGGGTCGTCGGCGAGCAGCGCCTCCTTGGCGCCCAGGTCGGGCACCCGGACGCCGAGGATCGGGCCGTCGGGTGCGGCGTCGCCGAGCGCATCGAGGTCGCTGCGGCGCAGCGGCCGTTCCCAGACGAACATCTTGTCGCGCACCCGCCAGGCGGGCAGGTCGTCGTACGAGCCGCGCTCGGTGGTCTCCGGCAGCGCAAGCGCGATGCGCCGCACGTCGTCCCAGGTCGCCATGGCCCGACCCTACCGCCGACCCCCGACACGGTGGCCCGGACCGGGTGGGCTCAGACCGGCGTGGGCGTGGCCGGTTCCGCCGCCGCCCGCCGGGACGCGCGGGTCAGCAGCAGCGGCGCCACGGTCAGCACCAGGCAGACCACCGACATCACCAGCAGTGCCGGGGTCAGGTCGAGCAGTGCCACCGACCACCCGCCGAGCAGCGCGCCGACGGGCAGGCCGAGGAACGCCACCGAGCCGGAGATGCCCAGCACCCGGGTCTGCAGCTCGCCCGGCACCCGCTGGTAGAGCGTGGCGCCGAGCAGCGGGTTCACCGCCGCGATGCCGATGCCGGACAGGAACGTCACCACGAGCACCACGACCAGGTCGTCGCTGAGCGCCAGCGCGAGCAGCCGGGGCGCGCCGCTGAGCGTCAGCCCCAGCGCGAACGTCGTGCCGGCGGGCAGCCGGGTGCCGAACATCGTGAACAGCACGTTGCCCAGCAGCGCGCCGCCCGAGAACACGCCGAGCAGCAGACCGAACCCGGCCGGGTCGCCGAGCACCTGGTTGACCCACAGCGGGATCCAGACCGCGACGCTGGCGTTGGCGAACATGTTCGACACCGACACCACGATCAGCATGATCATCAGCGTCCGGTCGGTGCGCAGGTACGCGAACCCGCCGCGCAGCGCCCGCAGATAGGGCTCCCGGGGCGCGGGCTGCGCCGGCGCCGGCGGCCGGACCAGCACGCCGATCAGCAGCGCGCAGACCGCGAACGTGGCCGCGTCGATCCAGATGGCCCGGGTCAGCCCCACCCAGTCGATGAGCAGCCCGCCGAGCACCGCGCCGAACAGCGTCATGCCCCGGGCCAGGCCGTCGTAGGCGCTGGTGAGCCGGATCAGCGGCACCCCGGCCCGCTCGGCCGCCGGTTTGAACAGCACGTGCTTGACCCGGTCGCCGATGCCGCGCAACCCGCCGGCGATCGCCACCAGCACCAGCAGCGTGCCGAAGCCGAGCCAGGGCGCCAGCGCCACCACGGCCATCGCGACCGCGCTCGCCGCGTCCACGAACACCGAGGTACGGCGTACCCCGAACCGGTCCGCCCAGGGGGTCGCGAGCGCGCTGGAGAGCATGTACGGAAGCGTCTCCGCCGCCGCGACCAGTCCCATCTTGGTGGGGCTGCCGGTGGTCTCCAGCACCAGCCAGGGGATGGCGACCACCGAAATCCGGGTGCCGAGGTTGGACAGCAGGTCGGCGCCGACCAGGGTGTACAACTCCCGGCGCGGGTTCACGCCGGACTGCCGATCGGGTCGGCGCCGGCCGGATGGGCGGCGGCGTACCGGGCGCGCAACGCGCGCTTGTCCACCTTCGCGGACCGGTTCAGCGGCAGCGCGTCGACGAACTCGACAGCGCCGGGCGCCCACGTCTCACTCAGCTCCCGGACCACGAGCGCGATCAGCTCCTCGCCGGTCACGGACGCGTCCGGCGCGGGCACCACGTACGCGTGCGGCAGTTCCCCGGCCACCGGGTCCGGTACGCCGATGACGGCGGCGGCGCGTACCTCGGGGTGGCCGGCGAGCACGTCCTCGATGGGGCGGGAGTAGATCGGCCAGCTGCGCTGCCGGGTGAGGATGCGGTCCTGTAACCGGTCGACCAGGTAGAGGTAGCCGTCGGCGTCGAGGTGCCCGATGTCGCGGGTGCGGACCCAGCCGTCGACGAGCGTGTCGGCGGTCAGCTCCGGCTGGCCGTGGTAGCCGGCGAAGCTCAGCTTGGTGCGCACCCACACCTCGCCGTCGGTGCCGGCGGGCAGCACCCGGCCGTCGGCGTCGCGGATCTCGACAGTCACGTCGCCGTACGGGCGGCCGCAGGAGCGCAGTCGCTCCGGGTGCTCCGGGTCCTCGGTGAGTCCGGGCAGCGCGCAGATGACGACCGCCTCGCTGAGCCCGTACACGATGCGCAGGCACGGGCCGAAGCGGGCGATGGCCTGGCGCAGCCGGGCCGGCGCGGCGGGCCCGGCGCCCACGTTGAACATGAACATCGCGGAGAAGTCGGCGCCCGGCAGGTCGGGGTGGTCGAGCACCTCGTAGAGCATCGGCGGGGTGACGAACGTGGAGGTGAGCCGCTCGGCGTCCACGGTGGCGATGAACACCGCCGGGTCCCACTGCTCGCGGAGGAACAGCACGCCGCCGGTGAACAGGTTGAACAACGTGGTGATTTGGCCGCTCGCGAGCCACATCGGGGAGTGCGACAGGTGCCGCAGCAGCGGGAAACCGGCGCCCCGGAAGTCGGCGGCCAGGGCCAGCACCTGCCGGTAGAAGCTCTCCCGGTGGTGCACCAGCTTCGGCGTGCCGGTGGTGCCGCTGGTCTGCAGGAACGACTCCGGCGCGGGCACCGCGGCGGGCAGCTGGACCGCCGGCCCGGCGGCCTCGGCGGTCAGGTCCGGCCCGGCGCCGCCGGGGCCGAGGCAGAGCACCGGTACGCCGGACAGGCCCGCCGCCACCTCCACCGCCTGGGCGTCGCGCGGGTCGTGGACGAACGCCTCCGGCGCGGACAGCGCGACGAACTCGTCGACCTCCCGCCGCGAGGTCACCGGCGCGACCCACATGCTCCGGCAGCCGAGCAGGTGCAGGGCCAGTTGCAGCAGCGGGCCCTCGACCGTGTTGCCGAGCATCACCAGCACCGCCGCGCCGGGGCGTACCCCGTGGTGGTGCAACGCGGCGGCGAGGCCGCGCACCTGCGCGGCGACCTGGGGGTAGGTGAGGCGGCGCCCGCCGCCGACGAGCGCCTCCCGGTCGCCGAACCCGGCGAACAGCTCCAGCGCCTCGTGCACGTAGTTCGGCCGGTCGGTCATCGGGCAGCCCCCATCATGGTCCGCGAGCGGCGTCCGGCCAGGTCAGGGCCGGGACAGGACGGCAGGTGCCAGGGTCGGCGACCGCACCGCCGCCAGTCCCGAGCCTAGGCAGCCGTGGTCCACGGCGGACAGAGCCGATCGTCGCTGCGTCACGCCCCCCGGGCATTTGATCATGTCGATCAGGTTGATTGACGCTCGTCACAGCCGGAAGCTAGTTTCCGGTCCATCGCCCGGGCCGGTGCCGCCGACCGCGTCACGCCCGGGGCTGCCGACCATGGAGGATCGATGCCGACCCCGAAGAGATGGCACGTCATAGCTTCCGCCGTAACGCTGCTGATCGCCGCAACCCCCGCGGTCACCGCCAGCGCCGGCCCGACCGACACCGACCGCGCCGGGCACGCGCGCGCCGAGTGGGCCGGAACCTGGGCCGCGGCGGTGACCCGCGGGAACACCGTGGGCCTGACCGAGACCGGCCTGAACAACCAGAGCATCCGGATGACCGTGCAGACCACTGTCGGCGGGCCGCGCCTGCGGGTGCGGCTGACCAACCTCTACGGCCAGCAGGCCATCCAGGTGGGCCGCGCCACCATCGCCCGGCCGAACACCGCCACCCCCGACGACCTGTCGGACATCGTCCCGGCCAGCGTCCGCCAGCTGACGTTCTCCGGCGCCGGCTCGGCCACCATCAACAAGGGCGCCGAGCTGCTCAGCGACCCGGTGGCTTTCCCGGTGACCGAGCAGGAGGACCTGGTGGTCACCCTGTACTTCCCGGTGCTCACCGGTCCGGTCACGTTCCACGGCCAGTCCCGGGTCACCAACTTCATCGGTGCCACCGACCTCACCTCGGCGGCCGACGGCGCCGGCTTCACCATCCGGCCCAACTGCTGCTGGATGTTCCTGTCCGGCATCGACGTGGAGCGCAAGGTCACGCCCGGCTCCGTGGTGGTGCTGGGTGACTCCATCAGCGACGGCAATGGCAGCACCGTCAACGCCGACCGCCGCTGGCCGGACTACCTGGCCAAGCGGCTGATCGACGCCCGGCCGGACCCGCGTACGCCGGGTGTGCTCAACCTCAGCCTGGCCGGCAACCGGCTCAACCACGAGGGCACCGAGCCCGGCGCGGGCGACTTCCCCGGCTACTACGAACTCGGCCCGAACGCGCTCGCCCGGCTCAACGAGGACGTCTTCCCGCAGACCGGGGTGCGTACCGTCATCACCCACCTGGGCATCAACGACATCTGGATGAACGGCGACAGCCCCGAGGCGATCATCGCCACGCTGCGCCAGCTCAACCGGCAGGTCCAGGCGCGTGGCCTGACCAGCATCGCGGGCACGCTCATGCCGTACGAGGGCAACGGCGGGCCGGGCGTGTGGACGCCGGAGAAGGACGCCACCCGCCAGGCCGTCAACACCTGGCTGCGCGGGCCGGGCCGGGCCGAGTTCGACGGCATCGTCGACTTCGACGCGGTGATGCGGGATCCGGCCCAGCCGAGCCGGCTGTTGCCGGCGTACGACTCGGGTGACCACATCCACCCGAACGACACGGGCGCTGCGGTGATGGCGAACGCCGTACCACTGAAGCTGCTCGGACTGTGACACCGGGCGGGGGCGGCGGTCGACACGACGCCGCCCCCGCCGCCGTTTTCCTGGGGAGGAAAAGACAGTGGACGTCAGCGAGATCCTGACCGGCCTCTACAGCGAACAGGGCCGGCAGAACCCCTATCCCTTCTACGCGGCCCTGCACGAGCACGGGCCGATCAACGCCGTTCCGGCCCGGGCCGAGCACAGCACCGTCAGCGCGGTGGCCGGCGGGTACGACGTGGTGGACCAGATCCTGCGCGATCCCAGCTGGTACAAGGGTTTCCCGCCCGGCTGGGAGGAGCAGGAGATCCTGCGTACGTTCCTGACCTCGATGATGTTCGTGAACCCGCCGGACCACACCCGGATGCGCGCGGTGTTCGCCAAGACGTTCACCCCGCGCCGGCTGGGCGCGCTGGAGCCAGTGATCGAGCGGATCGTCGCCGAACGCCTGGACCACCTGGCCGAGGCGGGCGCGGACGGCCACGAGGTGGACTTCGTGGCCGATTTCGCCTACCCGGTCCCGGCGCTGGTGATGGCCGAGTTCATCGGCCTGCCGGCGGCCGACCTGTCCTGGTACCGGCAGCGGGTCGACTGGATCGACGAGTACATGGACGTGTCCGGCAAGACGCCGGAGCGGCTGGCCCGGGCCAACCAGGCCGCCGACGAACTGCGCGTCTACTACCGGGACCTGATCGCCCACCGGCGCCGCGCGCCCGGCCACGACCTGATCAGCGGCCTGGTCGAGGTGCTCGACGCGGGCGGCGTCGACCTCACCGAGGAGGAGTTGATCAGCAACCTGATCGTGCTGTTCAACGCCAGCTTCGTCACCACCGTCTACATGTTCAGCAACGGCTTGCCGCTGCTGCTGGACCACCCGGACGTGACCGCCGCGCTGCCGGGCGACGACGAACTGGCCCGCGGCTGCGTGGAGGAGGTGCTGCGGATGGAGAGCCCGGTGCACTTCCTGGCCCGCTCCGCGCCCGCCGGCGTCGACCTCGGCGGCGTACCGATCGGCCGCGACGACAACGTGCTGCTGCTGATCGCCGCCGCCAACCGCGACCCGGCCCGGTTCCCCGACCCGGACCGCTTCGACCCGCACCGCGACGGCCCGCCGTCGCTCGCCTTCGGTGTCGGGCTGCACTTCTGCCTCGGCTCGGCGGTGTCCCGGCTGGAGGGCCGGCTGGCGCTGCCGCGCCTGTTCGCGCGCTTCCCCCGGCTCGCCATAACCCAGCCCTACACGTACAGCGGGAGCCTGTTCCTGCGCGGAATCGACAAACTCTTCGTCACCACAGGGGAGGCCGGATGACACTCGATCCGCAGGTGGTCGCGTGGCGGGCCGCACGGGCCGCCGCCGGCACCGCGCCGCTCTACACCCAGACCCTCGCGCAGGCCCGCGCCGCCGACCTCGCCGCGATCCGCGCCGGCTCCGGCGTGGTCGAGCCGGTCGCCGAGGTACGCGACACGACGGTGCCCGGCCCGGCCGGGCCGCTGCCGGTGCGGATCCACCGGCCGGACGGCGACGGCCCGCTGCCCACGCTCGTCTACTTCTTCGGGGGCGGCTGGACGCTCGGCAGTGTCGACACCGCCGACGGGATCTGCCGGCGGCTGGTCAACCTCACCGGCGCGCAGACCGTGACGGTCGGCTACCGGCTCGCCCCGGAGCACCCGTTCCCGGCCGCGGTGGAGGACTGCCACGCCGCGCTGCGGCACCTCGCCGCGCACGCCGCCGAGTTCCGCGTCGACCCGGACCGGCTCGCGGTGGGCGGCGACAGCGCGGGCGGGAACCTGGCCGCCGCGGTGACGCTGCTGGCGCGCGCCGACGGCGGTCCCCGGCTCGCCGCCCAGTTGCTGGTCTACCCGAACACCGACCAGCGGCCCGGGCACCGCCCGGCCGACGACGAGGATCCGCTGCTGTTCAACAGGCACTCGGTCGGCTGGTACCGGAGCCACTACCTCGCCGACCCGGGCGACGCGGCGCACCCGCTGGCGTCACCGCTGCTCGCCGAGGACCTGAGCGGCCTGCCCCCGGCGCTGGTGATCACCGCCGGGCACGATCCGCTGCGCGACGAGGGACTGCGGTACGCCGAGCGGCTGCGCGAGGCCGGTGTGCCCACCGAGACGGACGACCACCCGGGGATGGTGCACGGGTTCTTCGCCATGCCCGGCGTGTTCGACGCCGGACGGGAGGCCCAGGAGCGCGCCGCCGCCTTCCTGCGCCGCGCGTTCGGGCTCGACCCGGCGCACGCGCGGGCGGCGACGGGTGCCGACCATGGCTGACCCGGCCGACGGGTTCGTGCCGCCGGCCAGCCTGGCCGACTTCGCCGCGCCGGCCCGGGCCGTGCTTCCCGCCGACGTGTGGGACTTCGTCGACGGCGGGAGCGGCACCGAGACCGCCCTGGCCGCGAACCGGGCCGCGCTGGACCGGGTGGCGGTGCTGCCCCGGATGCTGGCCGGTGTGGACGACCCGTCCACCGAGGCGACGCTGCCCGGCGGCCGGGCCGCGATGCCGGTGGCTGTCGCGCCGATGGCGTACCAGCGGCTGCTGCACCCCGGCGGCGAGCCGGCGCTCGCGGCGGCGGCCCGCGCGGCGGGCGTGCCCTACGTGGCCAGCACGCTGGCGAGCACCCCGATCGAGGAGATCGCGGCGACCGGCGCGACGGTGTGGTTCCAGCTCTACTGGCTGCGCGACCGGGCGCTGGTGGCCGACCTGCTCGACCGGGCGTCGGCGGCCGGCTGCGCGGCGGTGATGGTGACCGTGGACGTGCCGGTGCTCGGGCGGCGCCTGCGCGACGCGCGCAACGGCTTCGCGCTACCGCCGCACGTCACCGCCGCGATCCTGCCCGGCGGCCGGGACGACCTGGCGCACCAGGGCACCCCCGGCGTCTCGGCGGTGGCCGTACACACCGGCGCGGTCTTCGCTCCGGCGCTGAGCTGGGCGGACCTCGACTGGCTGCGCGCGCGTACCCCGGTGCCGTTGCTCGTCAAGGGCATCCTGGACCCGCGCGACGCGGTCCGCGCGGCGGACGCCGGCGTCGACGCCGTGGTGGTCTCCAACCACGGCGGACGGCAACTCGACGCCGCCCCGGCCAGCGCGGCCGTGCTGCCGGAGGTGGTCGAGGCGGTCGACCAGCGGTGCGCGGTGCTGCTGGACAGCGGCATCCGCGGCGGTGTCGACGTGCTGCGCGCGCTGGCGCTCGGCGCGGACGGCGTGCTGCTGGGCCGGCCGCTGCTCTGGGCCCTGGCCGCCGGTGGCCGGGCCGGCGCCGAGGCGGCACTGGCGCTGCTCGCGGCGGAACTGCGCGACGCGCTCATCCTCAGCGGCTGCTCCGACCCGGCCTCGGCCCGGCGGCTGCGTACCCGGATCGGAGGCTGACGTGGAACCGGTCGACCTGGCCGTCACGGCGCTGCACGGCAGCGTCGGCGACCCGGCGCTGAACTCGATGAACTTCCTCAACGAGGTGGCGCAGCACTACCCGGACGCGGTGTCGCTGGCGGCCGGACGGCCGTACGAGGAGTTCTTCGACTCGGCGGTGCTGCACACGCACCTGGACCGCTTCCGCCGCTACCTCGCCGAGGACGTCGGACTGGACCGGGCCGGCGTGGACCGGACGCTGCTGCAGTACGGCCGCACCAAGGGCGTCGTGCACCACCTGATCGCCCGGCACCTCGCCGTGGACGAGGGGCTCACCGTCGACCCGGAGTCGGTGGTGGTGACCGTCGGCTGCCAGGAGGCCATGTTCCTGGTGCTGCGCGCGTTGCGGGCCGGCCCGGCCGACGTGCTGTTCGCGGTCGCGCCCACGTACGTCGGCCTCACCGGCGCGGCCCGCCTGGTCGACCTGCCGGTGCGCCCGGTGGCCGGTGGTCCCGGCGGCGTCGACCTGGCCGACCTGCGCGCCGGGGTGCGCCGGGCCCGCGCGGAGGGGCTGCGCCCCCGGGGCTGCTACGTGATGCCGGACTTCGCCAACCCGTCGGGCGTCAGCATGGACACCGCGCAGCGGCGGCGGCTGCTGGACCTGGCCGCCGAGGAGGACCTGCTGCTGATCGAGGACAACCCGTACGGCCTGTTCCCGGCCGACGGCACCGACCGGCGGCCCACCCTGAAGGCGCTGGACACCGCGCGCCGGGTGGTCTACCTCGGCTCGTTCGCCAAGACCGTGCTACCCGGCGCCCGGGTCGGCTACGTGGTGGCCGACCAGCGGGTGGGGGAGGCGGACGGCGCCGTGGTCCCGCTCGCCGACCACCTCGCGAAGATCAAGAGCATGGTCACCGTGAACACGTCGCCGATCAGCCAGGCGGTGATCGGCGGCGCGTTGCTGGCACACGACTGCTCGCTGGTGGCCGCGAACGTGCGGGAGCGGGCCGCGTACGCCCGTAACCTGCGCCACCTGGTCGACG from the Micromonospora sp. WMMA1947 genome contains:
- a CDS encoding PLP-dependent aminotransferase family protein, translated to MEPVDLAVTALHGSVGDPALNSMNFLNEVAQHYPDAVSLAAGRPYEEFFDSAVLHTHLDRFRRYLAEDVGLDRAGVDRTLLQYGRTKGVVHHLIARHLAVDEGLTVDPESVVVTVGCQEAMFLVLRALRAGPADVLFAVAPTYVGLTGAARLVDLPVRPVAGGPGGVDLADLRAGVRRARAEGLRPRGCYVMPDFANPSGVSMDTAQRRRLLDLAAEEDLLLIEDNPYGLFPADGTDRRPTLKALDTARRVVYLGSFAKTVLPGARVGYVVADQRVGEADGAVVPLADHLAKIKSMVTVNTSPISQAVIGGALLAHDCSLVAANVRERAAYARNLRHLVDGLARRFPAGGPVSWTVPAGGFFVVVSVPFAVDDALLHRSAREYGVLWTPMAHFYDAGTPVNALRLSVSAVTPESIDVGLDGLAALVTDTMTAEVTPQCQGSATVRVS
- a CDS encoding SGNH/GDSL hydrolase family protein, with product MASAVTLLIAATPAVTASAGPTDTDRAGHARAEWAGTWAAAVTRGNTVGLTETGLNNQSIRMTVQTTVGGPRLRVRLTNLYGQQAIQVGRATIARPNTATPDDLSDIVPASVRQLTFSGAGSATINKGAELLSDPVAFPVTEQEDLVVTLYFPVLTGPVTFHGQSRVTNFIGATDLTSAADGAGFTIRPNCCWMFLSGIDVERKVTPGSVVVLGDSISDGNGSTVNADRRWPDYLAKRLIDARPDPRTPGVLNLSLAGNRLNHEGTEPGAGDFPGYYELGPNALARLNEDVFPQTGVRTVITHLGINDIWMNGDSPEAIIATLRQLNRQVQARGLTSIAGTLMPYEGNGGPGVWTPEKDATRQAVNTWLRGPGRAEFDGIVDFDAVMRDPAQPSRLLPAYDSGDHIHPNDTGAAVMANAVPLKLLGL
- a CDS encoding cytochrome P450, with amino-acid sequence MDVSEILTGLYSEQGRQNPYPFYAALHEHGPINAVPARAEHSTVSAVAGGYDVVDQILRDPSWYKGFPPGWEEQEILRTFLTSMMFVNPPDHTRMRAVFAKTFTPRRLGALEPVIERIVAERLDHLAEAGADGHEVDFVADFAYPVPALVMAEFIGLPAADLSWYRQRVDWIDEYMDVSGKTPERLARANQAADELRVYYRDLIAHRRRAPGHDLISGLVEVLDAGGVDLTEEELISNLIVLFNASFVTTVYMFSNGLPLLLDHPDVTAALPGDDELARGCVEEVLRMESPVHFLARSAPAGVDLGGVPIGRDDNVLLLIAAANRDPARFPDPDRFDPHRDGPPSLAFGVGLHFCLGSAVSRLEGRLALPRLFARFPRLAITQPYTYSGSLFLRGIDKLFVTTGEAG
- a CDS encoding AMP-binding protein — protein: MTDRPNYVHEALELFAGFGDREALVGGGRRLTYPQVAAQVRGLAAALHHHGVRPGAAVLVMLGNTVEGPLLQLALHLLGCRSMWVAPVTSRREVDEFVALSAPEAFVHDPRDAQAVEVAAGLSGVPVLCLGPGGAGPDLTAEAAGPAVQLPAAVPAPESFLQTSGTTGTPKLVHHRESFYRQVLALAADFRGAGFPLLRHLSHSPMWLASGQITTLFNLFTGGVLFLREQWDPAVFIATVDAERLTSTFVTPPMLYEVLDHPDLPGADFSAMFMFNVGAGPAAPARLRQAIARFGPCLRIVYGLSEAVVICALPGLTEDPEHPERLRSCGRPYGDVTVEIRDADGRVLPAGTDGEVWVRTKLSFAGYHGQPELTADTLVDGWVRTRDIGHLDADGYLYLVDRLQDRILTRQRSWPIYSRPIEDVLAGHPEVRAAAVIGVPDPVAGELPHAYVVPAPDASVTGEELIALVVRELSETWAPGAVEFVDALPLNRSAKVDKRALRARYAAAHPAGADPIGSPA
- a CDS encoding HAD family hydrolase: MTGPVDAIVFDMDGTLVESHAVVPAAYRAAVRAGGGPSYTDAEVIAGYSIGSPIDLLTHLLRRPASGADLDRYHTELHALAGRVRVYPGVADALARIAARVPVGVFTGASHRAAEILLNRAGLLGHFEVVLGGDQVERPKPAPDGVDGACRRLGVPPGRAAYVGDSPLDVRAARRSGAVAVAAAWGHQYDPDEPADLSLTRPAELLALLP
- a CDS encoding alpha-hydroxy acid oxidase, which codes for MADPADGFVPPASLADFAAPARAVLPADVWDFVDGGSGTETALAANRAALDRVAVLPRMLAGVDDPSTEATLPGGRAAMPVAVAPMAYQRLLHPGGEPALAAAARAAGVPYVASTLASTPIEEIAATGATVWFQLYWLRDRALVADLLDRASAAGCAAVMVTVDVPVLGRRLRDARNGFALPPHVTAAILPGGRDDLAHQGTPGVSAVAVHTGAVFAPALSWADLDWLRARTPVPLLVKGILDPRDAVRAADAGVDAVVVSNHGGRQLDAAPASAAVLPEVVEAVDQRCAVLLDSGIRGGVDVLRALALGADGVLLGRPLLWALAAGGRAGAEAALALLAAELRDALILSGCSDPASARRLRTRIGG
- a CDS encoding alpha/beta hydrolase, which encodes MTLDPQVVAWRAARAAAGTAPLYTQTLAQARAADLAAIRAGSGVVEPVAEVRDTTVPGPAGPLPVRIHRPDGDGPLPTLVYFFGGGWTLGSVDTADGICRRLVNLTGAQTVTVGYRLAPEHPFPAAVEDCHAALRHLAAHAAEFRVDPDRLAVGGDSAGGNLAAAVTLLARADGGPRLAAQLLVYPNTDQRPGHRPADDEDPLLFNRHSVGWYRSHYLADPGDAAHPLASPLLAEDLSGLPPALVITAGHDPLRDEGLRYAERLREAGVPTETDDHPGMVHGFFAMPGVFDAGREAQERAAAFLRRAFGLDPAHARAATGADHG
- a CDS encoding MmcQ/YjbR family DNA-binding protein; this translates as MATWDDVRRIALALPETTERGSYDDLPAWRVRDKMFVWERPLRRSDLDALGDAAPDGPILGVRVPDLGAKEALLADDPAVYFTTPHLDGYPAVLVRLDRIDVDELTELVTEAWHARAPKRLAAAHRAEGA
- a CDS encoding MFS transporter is translated as MNPRRELYTLVGADLLSNLGTRISVVAIPWLVLETTGSPTKMGLVAAAETLPYMLSSALATPWADRFGVRRTSVFVDAASAVAMAVVALAPWLGFGTLLVLVAIAGGLRGIGDRVKHVLFKPAAERAGVPLIRLTSAYDGLARGMTLFGAVLGGLLIDWVGLTRAIWIDAATFAVCALLIGVLVRPPAPAQPAPREPYLRALRGGFAYLRTDRTLMIMLIVVSVSNMFANASVAVWIPLWVNQVLGDPAGFGLLLGVFSGGALLGNVLFTMFGTRLPAGTTFALGLTLSGAPRLLALALSDDLVVVLVVTFLSGIGIAAVNPLLGATLYQRVPGELQTRVLGISGSVAFLGLPVGALLGGWSVALLDLTPALLVMSVVCLVLTVAPLLLTRASRRAAAEPATPTPV
- a CDS encoding SGNH/GDSL hydrolase family protein, translated to MPSTLTEATDPWCLRPGEAADLLRGHPWRRFVVLGDSVAEGLCEPADGYPDLQWADRIAAELRAIRPELAYRNLGRRGLRAHEVRATQLADALAFEPDLALVVCGGNDAFRSAYDAEAVDAELTAMITALREAGADVITVGMFDVSHSPAVPETLRAALGERMRLLSRHTRGVAERLGTLHVHLTDHPLVADPSLYSSDGRHGSARSDAIATAETLKVLSTHLPHP